The Roseiconus lacunae genome contains the following window.
TCGAATGCCGATGTGACTCCTGCGCTCGAAAACAACTGATGCAAAACCGCGCCAGCCTTTTGGTTTTCGACCTTTAGTGAAAACGTACGGCGATCGTTGCGAAGTTGCACCAGCGGGTCCGAGCTGGCCGGCGGTCCGGCGGGCTGGCCGGTGGTCGCCGCTGCCGAAGAGCCGGCCGAGGACAGCAGCGCAGAGCACAGCAAGCGATGGGCGGCCAGACCGGCTGCGAGCGTCGTCTCTCCGCGCCCCGGGGTGACTTTGATCGACGGATGTGACTTTCGCAGCACCTTAAGTTCCTCGCTTAAGCCGGCGAATCGATACCGCAGGGTTAATCTCTTTTCAACTTCGCCTTCCGGATTATCGACACTAGGATCCTTGAATTGGGCGGCGACCAGCGTCATCGCGGTTACAGGTGACACTTGGTCCAGACGTGTCGCCGGCCAAAGATCGTGTGGCAAAGCAGCCGAGTCGGACGGGAAGGCGGCGCCGCGATTAACCGATGGGCCGATGGCGTGGCGGATCGACCGCATCGCTTCGGTCGGCGTGGACAGCGCCGGCCAGCGGACATCGATCGGCCCGATTGCGACGTTTGACGCGGGGTTTTGAAGTTTTATTGCGGCCTTGTTTTGCAATAAATCCCGGCCGGTCTGGGCGACCCATTCGGCGCGTCCGATTAGCACACATCGTTCGATCGGCAGCACAACGCAACCGGCCGAGTCGGCGACTTTCTCGAGCGATCGATAACGGGTTGGCCCCAACGGCCCTGGAGAAACTGGGGCATCTGGGTCAACTTTACGATCAAGCCAGACGTTCAAGTGTCGATCCGGCTGGCCGGGAATTTCGCTTATCAGTTCGATCGCGATGCGAAGTGATTGACCATCAAGACGCCCACTATGCGGTTCTCTAAGCCGCTGCACAAAGTCATCTCGGACATCGAGTCCATCGGCGCGACCAGACGTTGCCGATGCCAAGACGAGCGGGCAAATCAACAGCAGGGCGATCACGTGTGTGCGTGCGAAAAGCATAAAACGGACTAAGCGGGCGAACGTTCGAGCGAGAAAATGGCTATGAGAACGGCATGAACAAGGGTGTCTGATCGGCACACCCGTCATTGCCGTGATGTCCGGCAACCAACAATCCGACGGCGTCTGAATCGGGCCCGACATGTTGTGAATGCGAGGGCTTGTAACTAGACTCCGACCCTGCACGAAGCAAAACGAAGCCGGAGAGTAGCTCCACCGAAGATGCGGAAAATCTTCTTGCGTTCGGTTGCCCGACACACCCGTACGCCTAGTATAACACGCGACTTGCACCTGGATTGCTCCTCAACTCGACGGACGCCCCCCTGTGACTTCACCTCTAGTGCGAACGCCCCGATTGGCCACCGCCTACCGGCGCCTACTGAACACATCCGATGCCCCTCAGTACGCAGCCGAAGTCAACGAACATTATTCGCCTGCGACCTTGGCCCGATTGCTGCGTCAAGGCGACGTGGAACTGCGCCGCGCCTCGGCGATGGCCCTCGGTCTGCTCGGCAACAGCCGGTCGATCGAGCCGCTCGGCCGCGCCCTCTGTGACGCGGACCGTGGCGTGCGGTTGGTCGCCGACGATTCCTTCCGTGGCCTGCTATTGCGTGACGCATCGCCGACTCATCACCAGCAGTTGCTTAAAGTGATGCACCTGACCGACGGTGGCGAGTACGCCGCGGCACTAGCACCGGCCATGATCCTGGCGGGACAGGCACCGCAGTATGCCGAGGCACACTTCCAGCTCGCGTGTTGCTGGCAAGGCCTTGATAATCCCACCAAAGCCGCGCAGGCCTACACCGCATGTTTGTGGCGTTGCCGGTATCATTACGGCGCATGGCAAGCCCTCGCGCGATGCCAGATGCTGGCCGGTGAGTACCCACAGGCAATCCGTTCGTTGCAGCGATGCCTGGACATTTCTCCAGACACCGAGAACGCACGGGTCCAGCTACGGTCGCTACGGCGTCACATGCGCCGCTCCGACGCGTAAGCGTCACCCAACCCTGTCGCGACCTGCGAACGCACACAGTGCAAACGACCACAGGGCCGATAAACCAAGGCTAAGGTTGCGCTCGGATTCGAAATCAAGACCTGCCGCATGGCGTTAGCCGCGGTCTCGTTGCGACAAGCCAGTTGCAACAAGCCAGCGCGAATCCCCTTCGGCTGCTCATTCACATCCGACTGCCGATTGCCGACTGCCGACTGCCGACTGCCGACGGCCGACTGCAACATAGCACTGGCCAATATGACTCAGGCAAAATTCGTTACGTGGCAACGTGCCAGCCGGCGAGTCTTTGTTTAAACGTGTTGTCTGTGATGATCAACTACAACGACCTTTTTGTATCCTGCGTCGCGATGCTGGGTTCTGCAACGGCGTTTGCCGTCGGCATCGGTCCATGGCAAGAACCCTATCGCTTGCGAACCGTCGCGATGATTGCTCAGCGGTATGGCATGCCGGCGGCGCGAATGCTATGGATCGCGATCGCGATTATCTCACTCGTCGCCGGAATAGCGATCGCTCGCGGCATCCGCCCCAGCTACGCTCGGCCGACACCCGAATCGGTCGGGCCCAAGATCTAACCAACGAAGGCCTATCCAGCACCGTTCCCCGAAAGGCGTGCGCACCACCGACGGCCGTCGCTGCGACATACAGCTCTACACAGCCTCGTTGAAATACAGCCTCGTTGAAATACAGCCAGCTGCAACCGCAAGCACTTTTAGACGCCTGGGTTTGATTCCTGGACGGCTTGATCCATCACTTCGATGGCCGCGTCGACGTAGCGTTCGAACGATTGCTCGAAGTGCAACATTGCTTTTTCGTCTGCGAAGAAAAACATGCGGTTGTGAACCGGGTCGATCACGCCCCATTCACGGTTACCCTTCACGATTTTCTTTTCTTCAAAGAATCGCACGACGTCAATTTCATTAAGCATCGGCGTGAACGGCATGGGGTCGACCAGGAACGCTTGCATCGCCGCTTCATTGGCGAACAAATAAAGCTTGCCAAGGTGCACGACGCCCAGTTCAGGCTTGCCTTCGATCCACTGCCCGTCTTTGACGACCGAGACGGCGCAGTAGCCT
Protein-coding sequences here:
- a CDS encoding HEAT repeat domain-containing protein, encoding MTSPLVRTPRLATAYRRLLNTSDAPQYAAEVNEHYSPATLARLLRQGDVELRRASAMALGLLGNSRSIEPLGRALCDADRGVRLVADDSFRGLLLRDASPTHHQQLLKVMHLTDGGEYAAALAPAMILAGQAPQYAEAHFQLACCWQGLDNPTKAAQAYTACLWRCRYHYGAWQALARCQMLAGEYPQAIRSLQRCLDISPDTENARVQLRSLRRHMRRSDA